In the genome of Andrena cerasifolii isolate SP2316 chromosome 5, iyAndCera1_principal, whole genome shotgun sequence, one region contains:
- the LOC143368948 gene encoding transmembrane protein 42 — protein MVLLRIRYTPVSTYTSFVIVAEPRFHIGKVESDTRLKTKIIVASRALRETDPSFSSAEGKVQLAVVAGLFATIGSLLGKLAGGVELDSVVALLLKGVLLILMVTSNTVGCTFFVKALNASGSSLPCTIASAATSYVCSALAGFLIFGESTSVVWWCGISLVILGLLFICRAPKTGESAEKSKKQ, from the exons ATGGTGCTATTACGAATAAGATACACACCAGTAAGTACATATACCTCGTTCGTGATAGTGGCAGAGCCTCGGTTCCACATCGGTAAAGTCGAAAGTGACACGAggctaaaaacaaaaattatcgttGCTTCACGTGCGTTAA GAGAAACTGATCCGTCGTTTTCCTCGGCAGAAGGAAAAGTTCAACTAGCAGTCGTCGCTGGACTTTTCGCAACTATTGGAAGTTTGTTGGGTAAATTAGCTGGAGGCGTGGAATTAGATTCCGTG GTCGCGTTGCTGCTGAAAGGAGTACTTTTGATACTGATGGTAACAAGCAACACCGTGGGCTGCACGTTTTTCGTGAAAGCACTCAACGCCAGTGGATCTTCCTTACCCTGTACTATTGCCAGCGCCGCCACTAGTTATGTTTGCTCG GCTCTGGCGGGTTTCTTGATTTTCGGCGAGTCAACGTCAGTCGTTTGGTGGTGCGGTATATCTCTCGTTATTTTGGGCTTGTTGTTCATCTGTCGCGCACCGAAAACAGGCGAGTCTGCGGAGAAATCGAAGAAACAATAA
- the Mypt-75d gene encoding myosin phosphatase targeting subunit 75D isoform X2 — protein MKMMSSVYQKILRYLGIHSWLCKCKGKYSCKDYKHIAMEHSDLVAEMVHVERLTTQERLHLARHRRLQQLKVWRQREKEWLRHQTRHTSNKRHIYFSDSVMLLEAAARNDIDEVRRLLKKGVNPDSTNEDGLTALHQCCIDDNEEMMKLLIEFGANVNAEDSEKWTPLHAAATCGHLHLVKNLIARGANLLAVNADGNMPYDICEDEKTLDCIEGEMARRGVTQELIDETRASIEVQMLRDLQHKASIGGDLEYKDHQGATPLHIAAANGYLRVVEFLLDQDVSTDVEDNDKWQPVHAAACWGHLEVLELLVQNGADLNPKNKHDETPADICEDPEIRERIVELKTEQESKRLREAQGRRVRRSQSINTRTQSVRRTSIRDKVLTTKKDAQEEARFRLQAQQTYVGGSTANIAQSENDVSARENSNSETDSSTPPTAVRKAPEGKDNESFLHEDVDKESGFVHKAECLKNKCDITPVITMYFKYYFVSLEVFIVSDRRYTLNLEMNFKISGAFIIAGRKI, from the exons ATGAAAATGATGTCTAGTGTTTATCAGAAAATTTTAAGATACCTTGGAATACATTCTTGGCTTTGTAAGTGTAAAG GTAAATACAGCTGCAAGGATTACAAGCACATAGCCATGGAACATTCCGATTTGGTGGCAGAGATGGTGCATGTAGAGAGGCTAACAACGCAGGAACGATTGCATTTGGCCCGTCACAGAAGACTCCAACAGTTGAAAGTATGGCGTCAACGTGAAAAAGAATGGCTGCGACATCAAACTAGGCATACGAGCAATAAGCGTCACATATATTTTAGTGATAGTGTTATGCTTCTGGAAGCTGCAGCGAGAAATGACATTGACGAAG TGAGACGGCTCCTGAAGAAAGGAGTAAATCCAGATTCGACGAATGAAGATGGACTGACAGCTTTACATCAGTGCTGCATAGACGATAATGAGGAAATGATGAAACTATTAATCGAGTTCGGAGCGAATGTCAACGCAGAGGACAGTGAGAAATGGACACCATTACACGCGGCTGCTACGTGTGGCCACTTGCATTTAGTTAAAAATCTTATTGCTAGAGGTGCCAATTTATTAGCTGTTAACGCCGATGGTAATATGCCTTATGATATTTGCGAAGACGAGAAGACATTGGATTGCATCGAGG GGGAAATGGCAAGACGAGGAGTTACTCAAGAATTAATAGATGAAACTAGGGCCTCGATAGAAGTACAAATGTTAAGAGATTTACAGCATAAAGCTTCTATAGGTGGTGATCTGGAATACAAAGACCACCAAGGTGCTACGCCG CTTCACATTGCAGCTGCGAATGGATACTTAAGGGTAGTCGAATTCCTTTTGGATCAAGATGTTTCAACCGACGTAGAAGATAACGACAAATGGCAACCAGTTCATGCTGCTGCGTGTTGGGGACAT CTAGAAGTTCTTGAGTTGTTGGTACAAAATGGAGCTGATTTAAATCCCAAAAATAAACACGATGAGACTCCAGCTG ATATCTGCGAGGATCCTGAGATAAGAGAAAGGATAGTGGAACTGAAGACAGAGCAGGAAAGTAAACGATTACGGGAAGCGCAAGGGAGACGGGTACGCAGATCTCAAAGTATAAATACACGTACTCAGAGTGTAAGACGGACATCAATCAGAGATAAGGTTCTGACCACAAAAAAGGATGCTCAGGAAGAAGCTCGTTTCAGATTACAAGCACAACAG ACGTATGTCGGCGGCTCGACTGCGAATATAGCGCAATCAGAAAATGACGTTAGCGCGCGAGAAAATTCAAATAGCGAGACAGATTCTAGTACCCCACCAACGGCAGTGCGCAAAGCTCCAGAGGGAAAGGATAATGAATCTTTCCTTCACGAAGACGTCGATAAAGAATCAG GTTTTGTACATAAGGcggaatgtttaaaaaataaatgtgacATCACGCCAGTTATTACGATGTATTTCAAGTATTACTTTGTCTCTTTGGAAGT atTTATCGTTTCAGACAGACGCTACACTCTAAATTTAGAGATGAACTTCAAAATATCTGGCGCTTTTATAATTGCTGGGCGTAAAATATAA
- the Mypt-75d gene encoding myosin phosphatase targeting subunit 75D isoform X4: MKMMSSVYQKILRYLGIHSWLCKCKGKYSCKDYKHIAMEHSDLVAEMVHVERLTTQERLHLARHRRLQQLKVWRQREKEWLRHQTRHTSNKRHIYFSDSVMLLEAAARNDIDEVRRLLKKGVNPDSTNEDGLTALHQCCIDDNEEMMKLLIEFGANVNAEDSEKWTPLHAAATCGHLHLVKNLIARGANLLAVNADGNMPYDICEDEKTLDCIEGEMARRGVTQELIDETRASIEVQMLRDLQHKASIGGDLEYKDHQGATPLHIAAANGYLRVVEFLLDQDVSTDVEDNDKWQPVHAAACWGHLEVLELLVQNGADLNPKNKHDETPADICEDPEIRERIVELKTEQESKRLREAQGRRVRRSQSINTRTQSVRRTSIRDKVLTTKKDAQEEARFRLQAQQTYVGGSTANIAQSENDVSARENSNSETDSSTPPTAVRKAPEGKDNESFLHEDVDKESVFYVTFLFL, encoded by the exons ATGAAAATGATGTCTAGTGTTTATCAGAAAATTTTAAGATACCTTGGAATACATTCTTGGCTTTGTAAGTGTAAAG GTAAATACAGCTGCAAGGATTACAAGCACATAGCCATGGAACATTCCGATTTGGTGGCAGAGATGGTGCATGTAGAGAGGCTAACAACGCAGGAACGATTGCATTTGGCCCGTCACAGAAGACTCCAACAGTTGAAAGTATGGCGTCAACGTGAAAAAGAATGGCTGCGACATCAAACTAGGCATACGAGCAATAAGCGTCACATATATTTTAGTGATAGTGTTATGCTTCTGGAAGCTGCAGCGAGAAATGACATTGACGAAG TGAGACGGCTCCTGAAGAAAGGAGTAAATCCAGATTCGACGAATGAAGATGGACTGACAGCTTTACATCAGTGCTGCATAGACGATAATGAGGAAATGATGAAACTATTAATCGAGTTCGGAGCGAATGTCAACGCAGAGGACAGTGAGAAATGGACACCATTACACGCGGCTGCTACGTGTGGCCACTTGCATTTAGTTAAAAATCTTATTGCTAGAGGTGCCAATTTATTAGCTGTTAACGCCGATGGTAATATGCCTTATGATATTTGCGAAGACGAGAAGACATTGGATTGCATCGAGG GGGAAATGGCAAGACGAGGAGTTACTCAAGAATTAATAGATGAAACTAGGGCCTCGATAGAAGTACAAATGTTAAGAGATTTACAGCATAAAGCTTCTATAGGTGGTGATCTGGAATACAAAGACCACCAAGGTGCTACGCCG CTTCACATTGCAGCTGCGAATGGATACTTAAGGGTAGTCGAATTCCTTTTGGATCAAGATGTTTCAACCGACGTAGAAGATAACGACAAATGGCAACCAGTTCATGCTGCTGCGTGTTGGGGACAT CTAGAAGTTCTTGAGTTGTTGGTACAAAATGGAGCTGATTTAAATCCCAAAAATAAACACGATGAGACTCCAGCTG ATATCTGCGAGGATCCTGAGATAAGAGAAAGGATAGTGGAACTGAAGACAGAGCAGGAAAGTAAACGATTACGGGAAGCGCAAGGGAGACGGGTACGCAGATCTCAAAGTATAAATACACGTACTCAGAGTGTAAGACGGACATCAATCAGAGATAAGGTTCTGACCACAAAAAAGGATGCTCAGGAAGAAGCTCGTTTCAGATTACAAGCACAACAG ACGTATGTCGGCGGCTCGACTGCGAATATAGCGCAATCAGAAAATGACGTTAGCGCGCGAGAAAATTCAAATAGCGAGACAGATTCTAGTACCCCACCAACGGCAGTGCGCAAAGCTCCAGAGGGAAAGGATAATGAATCTTTCCTTCACGAAGACGTCGATAAAGAATCAG TTTTCTATGTCacttttctatttctttaa
- the Mypt-75d gene encoding myosin phosphatase targeting subunit 75D isoform X3: MKMMSSVYQKILRYLGIHSWLCKCKGKYSCKDYKHIAMEHSDLVAEMVHVERLTTQERLHLARHRRLQQLKVWRQREKEWLRHQTRHTSNKRHIYFSDSVMLLEAAARNDIDEVRRLLKKGVNPDSTNEDGLTALHQCCIDDNEEMMKLLIEFGANVNAEDSEKWTPLHAAATCGHLHLVKNLIARGANLLAVNADGNMPYDICEDEKTLDCIEGEMARRGVTQELIDETRASIEVQMLRDLQHKASIGGDLEYKDHQGATPLHIAAANGYLRVVEFLLDQDVSTDVEDNDKWQPVHAAACWGHLEVLELLVQNGADLNPKNKHDETPADICEDPEIRERIVELKTEQESKRLREAQGRRVRRSQSINTRTQSVRRTSIRDKVLTTKKDAQEEARFRLQAQQTYVGGSTANIAQSENDVSARENSNSETDSSTPPTAVRKAPEGKDNESFLHEDVDKESGFVHKAECLKNKCDITPVITMYFKYYFVSLEV, encoded by the exons ATGAAAATGATGTCTAGTGTTTATCAGAAAATTTTAAGATACCTTGGAATACATTCTTGGCTTTGTAAGTGTAAAG GTAAATACAGCTGCAAGGATTACAAGCACATAGCCATGGAACATTCCGATTTGGTGGCAGAGATGGTGCATGTAGAGAGGCTAACAACGCAGGAACGATTGCATTTGGCCCGTCACAGAAGACTCCAACAGTTGAAAGTATGGCGTCAACGTGAAAAAGAATGGCTGCGACATCAAACTAGGCATACGAGCAATAAGCGTCACATATATTTTAGTGATAGTGTTATGCTTCTGGAAGCTGCAGCGAGAAATGACATTGACGAAG TGAGACGGCTCCTGAAGAAAGGAGTAAATCCAGATTCGACGAATGAAGATGGACTGACAGCTTTACATCAGTGCTGCATAGACGATAATGAGGAAATGATGAAACTATTAATCGAGTTCGGAGCGAATGTCAACGCAGAGGACAGTGAGAAATGGACACCATTACACGCGGCTGCTACGTGTGGCCACTTGCATTTAGTTAAAAATCTTATTGCTAGAGGTGCCAATTTATTAGCTGTTAACGCCGATGGTAATATGCCTTATGATATTTGCGAAGACGAGAAGACATTGGATTGCATCGAGG GGGAAATGGCAAGACGAGGAGTTACTCAAGAATTAATAGATGAAACTAGGGCCTCGATAGAAGTACAAATGTTAAGAGATTTACAGCATAAAGCTTCTATAGGTGGTGATCTGGAATACAAAGACCACCAAGGTGCTACGCCG CTTCACATTGCAGCTGCGAATGGATACTTAAGGGTAGTCGAATTCCTTTTGGATCAAGATGTTTCAACCGACGTAGAAGATAACGACAAATGGCAACCAGTTCATGCTGCTGCGTGTTGGGGACAT CTAGAAGTTCTTGAGTTGTTGGTACAAAATGGAGCTGATTTAAATCCCAAAAATAAACACGATGAGACTCCAGCTG ATATCTGCGAGGATCCTGAGATAAGAGAAAGGATAGTGGAACTGAAGACAGAGCAGGAAAGTAAACGATTACGGGAAGCGCAAGGGAGACGGGTACGCAGATCTCAAAGTATAAATACACGTACTCAGAGTGTAAGACGGACATCAATCAGAGATAAGGTTCTGACCACAAAAAAGGATGCTCAGGAAGAAGCTCGTTTCAGATTACAAGCACAACAG ACGTATGTCGGCGGCTCGACTGCGAATATAGCGCAATCAGAAAATGACGTTAGCGCGCGAGAAAATTCAAATAGCGAGACAGATTCTAGTACCCCACCAACGGCAGTGCGCAAAGCTCCAGAGGGAAAGGATAATGAATCTTTCCTTCACGAAGACGTCGATAAAGAATCAG GTTTTGTACATAAGGcggaatgtttaaaaaataaatgtgacATCACGCCAGTTATTACGATGTATTTCAAGTATTACTTTGTCTCTTTGGAAGTGTAA
- the Mypt-75d gene encoding myosin phosphatase targeting subunit 75D isoform X1, which translates to MKMMSSVYQKILRYLGIHSWLCKCKGKYSCKDYKHIAMEHSDLVAEMVHVERLTTQERLHLARHRRLQQLKVWRQREKEWLRHQTRHTSNKRHIYFSDSVMLLEAAARNDIDEVRRLLKKGVNPDSTNEDGLTALHQCCIDDNEEMMKLLIEFGANVNAEDSEKWTPLHAAATCGHLHLVKNLIARGANLLAVNADGNMPYDICEDEKTLDCIEGEMARRGVTQELIDETRASIEVQMLRDLQHKASIGGDLEYKDHQGATPLHIAAANGYLRVVEFLLDQDVSTDVEDNDKWQPVHAAACWGHLEVLELLVQNGADLNPKNKHDETPADICEDPEIRERIVELKTEQESKRLREAQGRRVRRSQSINTRTQSVRRTSIRDKVLTTKKDAQEEARFRLQAQQTYVGGSTANIAQSENDVSARENSNSETDSSTPPTAVRKAPEGKDNESFLHEDVDKESVTGSDPSVGNQQPIYTPDRDTNGKINIHVSVVFVKSLSDLKKQRAQNRHISTGSIDANGNGIPVSPISNSELNAGGDFQRFTGNTSDIVGDNHSEKRCCIVM; encoded by the exons ATGAAAATGATGTCTAGTGTTTATCAGAAAATTTTAAGATACCTTGGAATACATTCTTGGCTTTGTAAGTGTAAAG GTAAATACAGCTGCAAGGATTACAAGCACATAGCCATGGAACATTCCGATTTGGTGGCAGAGATGGTGCATGTAGAGAGGCTAACAACGCAGGAACGATTGCATTTGGCCCGTCACAGAAGACTCCAACAGTTGAAAGTATGGCGTCAACGTGAAAAAGAATGGCTGCGACATCAAACTAGGCATACGAGCAATAAGCGTCACATATATTTTAGTGATAGTGTTATGCTTCTGGAAGCTGCAGCGAGAAATGACATTGACGAAG TGAGACGGCTCCTGAAGAAAGGAGTAAATCCAGATTCGACGAATGAAGATGGACTGACAGCTTTACATCAGTGCTGCATAGACGATAATGAGGAAATGATGAAACTATTAATCGAGTTCGGAGCGAATGTCAACGCAGAGGACAGTGAGAAATGGACACCATTACACGCGGCTGCTACGTGTGGCCACTTGCATTTAGTTAAAAATCTTATTGCTAGAGGTGCCAATTTATTAGCTGTTAACGCCGATGGTAATATGCCTTATGATATTTGCGAAGACGAGAAGACATTGGATTGCATCGAGG GGGAAATGGCAAGACGAGGAGTTACTCAAGAATTAATAGATGAAACTAGGGCCTCGATAGAAGTACAAATGTTAAGAGATTTACAGCATAAAGCTTCTATAGGTGGTGATCTGGAATACAAAGACCACCAAGGTGCTACGCCG CTTCACATTGCAGCTGCGAATGGATACTTAAGGGTAGTCGAATTCCTTTTGGATCAAGATGTTTCAACCGACGTAGAAGATAACGACAAATGGCAACCAGTTCATGCTGCTGCGTGTTGGGGACAT CTAGAAGTTCTTGAGTTGTTGGTACAAAATGGAGCTGATTTAAATCCCAAAAATAAACACGATGAGACTCCAGCTG ATATCTGCGAGGATCCTGAGATAAGAGAAAGGATAGTGGAACTGAAGACAGAGCAGGAAAGTAAACGATTACGGGAAGCGCAAGGGAGACGGGTACGCAGATCTCAAAGTATAAATACACGTACTCAGAGTGTAAGACGGACATCAATCAGAGATAAGGTTCTGACCACAAAAAAGGATGCTCAGGAAGAAGCTCGTTTCAGATTACAAGCACAACAG ACGTATGTCGGCGGCTCGACTGCGAATATAGCGCAATCAGAAAATGACGTTAGCGCGCGAGAAAATTCAAATAGCGAGACAGATTCTAGTACCCCACCAACGGCAGTGCGCAAAGCTCCAGAGGGAAAGGATAATGAATCTTTCCTTCACGAAGACGTCGATAAAGAATCAG TGACAGGGTCCGACCCATCGGTCGGTAATCAGCAGCCAATCTACACACCGGATCGTGACACCAATGGCAAGATCAACATACACGTCTCGGTAGTATTTGTCAAATCGTTATCGGATTTGAAGAAACAGAGGGCACAGAATCGGCACATATCCACTGGCTCGATAGACGCCAATGGTAATGGTATCCCTGTATCGCCCATCTCCAATTCCGAACTCAACGCCGGCGGAGATTTTCAGCGATTCACCGGAAATACCAGCGACATCGTTGGCGATAATCATTCCGAGAAGCGTTGTTGCATCGTCATGTAA